One Thunnus albacares chromosome 12, fThuAlb1.1, whole genome shotgun sequence genomic region harbors:
- the LOC122993427 gene encoding GTPase IMAP family member 9-like translates to MGIGRQQSLSRHPTVFNNNELLRIVMVGKTGAGKSATGNTILGQKCFKSEFSPKSLTEHCEKVFGEVDGQKIAVIDTPGLFNTRNTEEKTSKEIAQSISYATPGPHIFLIVIKLGIYTEDEKQTVQKIQEIFGEEANRYSMVLFTHGDLLKGQTIEKFLKDSKDLQELVAKCNGQYHVFNNELEDRSQVRKLLKKIRNINKQSEGSYYTNEMFRQRE, encoded by the coding sequence ATGGGCATAGGCCGCCAACAAAGTCTCTCCAGGCATCCCACAGTCTTCAACAATAATGAGCTGCTCAGGATTGTGATGGTGGGGAAGACTGGAGCTGGGAAGAGCGCCACAGGAAACACCATTCTGGGACAAAAGTGCTTTAAATCAGAATTCTCCCCTAAATCTTTGACAGAACACTGTGAAAAGGTCTTTGGTGAGGTGGATGGACAAAAGATTGCTGTTATCGACACTCCAGGCCTGTTTAACACCAGGAACACTGAAGAGAAAACATCTAAAGAAATTGCCCAGAGCATTTCTTATGCTACACCTGGGCCTCATATCTTCCTAATAGTCATCAAACTAGGCATATACACAGAGGATGAAAAGCAGACGGTGCAGAAGATTCAGGAAATCTTTGGTGAGGAAGCCAACAGATACAGCATGGTTCTCTTTACCCATGGTGACCTGCTCAAAGGGCAAACTATTGAGAAGTTCTTGAAGGACAGCAAAGATCTGCAGGAACTTGTGGCCAAATGTAACGGCCAGTACCATGTGTTCAATAATGAGCTGGAGGATCGTTCTCAGGTCAGAAAGCTGCTCAAGAagataagaaatataaataagcaGAGTGAAGGAAGCTACTACACCAATGAAATGTTCAGGCAGAGAGAGTGA